From a region of the Canis lupus dingo isolate Sandy chromosome 5, ASM325472v2, whole genome shotgun sequence genome:
- the CLDN25 gene encoding putative claudin-25: MAWSFREKAQLGGLLLSLLGWVCSCVTTILPQWKTLNLELNEMETWIMGLWEVCVNQEEVVVCKAFESFLSLPQDLQVSRILMVASHGLGLLGLLLSGFGSECFQLYRNRWVFKRWLCLLGGTLEASASATTLFPVSWVAYATIQDFWDDSIPEIVPRWEFGDALYLGWAAGIFLALGGLFLIFSACLGKEEESSLRMAGPTVPPFYAPADRSSDSFYLTPRPRNLFI; this comes from the coding sequence ATGGCCTGGAGTTTCCGCGAGAAAGCCCAGCTTGGAGggctgctcctctctctcctcgGCTGGGTCTGCTCCTGTGTCACCACCATCCTGCCCCAGTGGAAGACTCTTAATCTGGAACTGAACGAAATGGAGACCTGGATCATGGGGCTTTGGGAGGTCTGCGTGAATCAGGAGGAAGTTGTCGTGTGCAAGGCCTTTGAGTCCTTCTTATCTCTGCCCCAGGACCTCCAGGTATCCCGCATCCTCATGGTAGCCTCCCAtgggctggggctcctggggcttcTGCTCTCTGGCTTTGGGTCTGAATGCTTCCAGTTGTACAGGAACAGATGGGTATTTAAGAGGTGGCTTTGCCTCCTGGGAGGGACTTTGGAAGCATCTGCTTCAGCCACCACCCTCTTTCCAGTCTCTTGGGTGGCCTACGCCACAATCCAAGACTTCTGGGATGACAGCATCCCTGAGATTGTGCCTCGCTGGGAGTTTGGAGATGCCCTCTACCTGGGCTGGGCTGCTGGGATTTTCCTGGCCCTCGGCGGGTTGTTCCTCATCTTCTCAGCTTGTCTGGGAAAAGAAGAGGAGTCCTCTCTCCGGATGGCTGGTCCTACAGTCCCACCATTCTATGCCCCAGCAGACAGGTCCAGTGACTCCTTCTATCTAACACCAAGACCTAGGAACCTGTTCATCTAG
- the USP28 gene encoding ubiquitin carboxyl-terminal hydrolase 28 isoform X10 produces the protein MRWFTKLPPVLTFELSRFEFNQSLGQPEKIHNKLEFPQIIYMDRYMYKSKELIRSKRECIRKLKEEIKVLQQKLERYVKYGSGPARFPLPDMLKYVIEFASTKPASESPTCQSDAHMTLPLSSVHCPVSDLASKESTSKESSSQDVEGTFSSEDSLPESIAMNKPLTSSRSTMEMPAQPAPRTVTDEEINFVKTCLQRWRSEIEQDIQDLKNCIASTTQTIEQMYCDPLLRQVPYRLHAVLVHEGQANAGHYWAYIYNQPRQVWLKYNDISVTESSWEELERDSYGGLRNVSAYCLMYINDKLPHFNAEAAPSEPDQMLGEVDALSVELKHYIQEDNWRFEQEVEEWEEEQSCKIPQMDSSTSSASQDFSPSPEPSATSSHGVRCLASEHAVIVKEQTAQAIANTARAYERSGVEAALSELQEAEPEKPPPPETNLAEQSEQPPKAKDAESAAQPNSEASEVEIPSVGRILVRSDADGYDEEVMLSPAMQGVILAIAKARQTFDRDGSEAGLIKAFHEEYSRLYQLAKETPTSHSDPRLQHVLVYFFQNEAPKRVVERTLLEQFADKNLSYDERSISIMKVAQAKLKEIGPDDMNMEEYKKWHEDYSLFRKVSVYLLTGLELYQKGKYQEALSYLVYAYQSNAALLTKGPRRGVKESVIALYRRKCLLELNAKAASLFETNDDHSVTEGINVMNELIIPCIHLIINNDISKDDLHAIEIMRNHWCSYLGQDIAENLQLCLGEFLPRLLDPSAEIIVLKEPPTIRPNSPYDLCSRFAAVMESIQGVSAVTVK, from the exons ATG CGTTGGTTTACAAAGCTACCTCCAGTGTTGACCTTTGAACTCTCAAGATTCGAGTTCAATCAGTCCCTTGGTCAGCCAGAGAAAATTCACAATAAGCTGGAGTTTCCTCAGATCATTTATATGGACAG GTACATGTACAAGAGCAAAGAGCTTATTCGAAGTAAGAGAGAGTGTATTCGAAAGttgaaggaggaaataaaagttCTGCAGCAAAAACTGGAAAG GTATGTGAAGTACGGCTCAGGCCCAGCTCGGTTTCCACTCCCAGACATGCTGAAATACGTTATTGAATTTGCTAGCACAAAACCTGCCTCAGAAAGCCCCACATGTCAAAGTGATGCACACATGACGTTACCACTTTCTTCCGTGCACTGCCCAGTTTCTGACCTGGCATCCAAGGAAAG tacAAGTAAGGAAAGCTCTTCTCAGGATGTTGAAGGTACCTTTTCTTCTGAAGATTCTCTACCTGAGTCTATTGCAATGAATAAGCCACTTACATCTTCCCGGTCTACCATGGAAATGCCTGCACAGCCAGCTCCTCGAACTGTCACGGATGAGGAGATAAACTTTGTTAAAACCTGTCTTCAGAGGTGGAGGAGTGAGATTGAACAAGATATACAAG ATTTAAAGAATTGTATTGCGAGCACTACCCAGACTATTGAGCAGATGTATTGTGACCCTCTCCTTCGTCAG GTGCCTTACCGCTTACATGCTGTTCTCGTCCATGAAGGGCAAGCAAATGCTGGACATTACTGGGCCTATATTTATAATCAGCCCCGACAAGTCTGGCTCAAGTACAATGACATCTCTGTTACTGAATCTTCCTGGGAAGAACTTGAAAGAGATTCTTATGGGGGCCTGAGAAATGTTAGTGCTTACTGTCTGATGTACATTAACGACAAGCTACCACACTTCAACGCAG AGGCAGCCCCAAGTGAACCAGATCAGATGTTAGGAGAAGTGGATGCCCTGTCTGTTGAGCTGAAGCATTACATTCAGGAAGATAACTGGAGGTTTGAGCAGGAAGTCGAGGAGTGGGAAGAAGAGCAGTCTTGCAAAATCCCACAAATGGACTCCTCCACCAGCTCAGCATCACAGGATTTCTCTCCGTCCCCAG AGCCTTCAGCAACCTCTTCTCACGGGGTCCGCTGCTTGGCATCCGAGCACGCGGTGATCGTGAAGGAGCAGACGGCACAGGCCATTGCCAATACCGCGCGTGCCTACGAGAGGAGCGGCGTGGAAGCGGCGCTGAGCGAG CTTCAGGAAGCTGAACCCGAGAAGCCCCCGCCCCCGGAAACAAACCTTGCAGAGCAGTCAGAGCAGCCCCCAAAGGCGAAGGACGCAGAGTCTGCCGCCCAGCCTAATTCTGAGGCCTCTGAAGTCGAGATTCCCAGTGTGGGAAGGATTCTGGTTAGATCTGATGCAGATGGATATGATGAGGAG GTGATGCTGAGCCCCGCCATGCAAGGGGTCATCCTGGCCATAGCTAAAGCCCGTCAGACCTTTGACCGAGATGGGTCTGAAGCAGGGCTTATTAAg GCATTCCATGAAGAATACTCCAGGCTCTACCAGCTTGCCAAAGAGACGCCCACTTCTCACAGCGACCCTCGGCTCCAGCATGTGCTGGTCTACTTTTTCCAAAATGAGGCACCCAAGAGAGTTGTAGAACGGACCCTCTTGGAACAGTTTGCAGATAAAAATCTTAGCTATGATGAAAG ATCGATCAGCATCATGAAGGTGGCTCAAGCTAAACTGAAGGAGATTGGTCCAGATGACATGAATATGGAAGAGTACAAG AAGTGGCATGAAGATTATAGTTTGTTTCGGAAAGTGTCTGTGTATCTCCTAACAGGCCTGGAGCTCTACCAGAAAGGAAA GTACCAAGAGGCACTGTCCTACCTGGTCTATGCCTACCAGAGCAATGCTGCTCTGCTGACGAAGGGGCCCCGCCGCGGGGTGAAGGAATCGGTCATCGCTCTGTACCGAAGAAAATGCCTTCTG GAGCTGAATGCCAAAGCAGCTTCTCTCTTTGAAACAAACGATGACCACTCTGTAACAGAGGGCATTAACGTGATGAATGAGTTGATCATTCCCTGCATTCACCTTATCATTAATAATGACATCTCCAAGGATGACCTACATGCCATTGAGATCATGAGAAACCATTGGTGCTCTTACCTTGGGCAAGATATTGCTG AAAATCTACAACTGTGCTTAGGGGAGTTTCTACCAAGGCTACTAGATCCTTCTGCAGAAATCATTGTCTTGAAGGAGCCTCCAACTATTCGACCTAATTCTCCCTATGACCTTTGTAGCCGATTTGCAGCTGTCATGGAGTCAATTCAGGGGGTTTCAGCTGTGACAGTGAAATAA